The following are encoded together in the Astyanax mexicanus isolate ESR-SI-001 chromosome 8, AstMex3_surface, whole genome shotgun sequence genome:
- the zgc:162171 gene encoding ras-related protein Rab-38, translated as MQQERLLKVLVIGDLGVGKTAIIKRYVHQVFSQHYRATIGVDFALKVLNWDHRTVIRLQLWDIAGQERYGNMTRVYYREAVGALVVFDMTRASTFQAVLKWKMDLDSKVALNNGRPVPAVLLANKCDQQKQGLCARLPKLDTFSRDHGFVGWYETSAKDNTNIDAAIMCLVENILASDVENTAVDSDPSLLVLPSFDYNLRERSGPGCSACSRRRSTPRDNSDF; from the exons ATGCAGCAGGAGCGTTTGCTGAAGGTGCTGGTGATTGGGGATCTAGGCGTGGGGAAAACAGCCATAATCAAGCGCTACGTTCACCAGGTCTTCTCCCAGCACTACAGAGCCACCATCGGAGTGGACTTCGCCCTCAAAGTCCTCAACTGGGACCACAGGACAGTGATTCGCCTGCAGCTGTGGGACATCGCTG GACAGGAGCGCTATGGCAACATGACTCGTGTGTACTACCGGGAAGCTGTGGGGGCCCTGGTGGTATTCGACATGACACGAGCCTCCACTTTCCAGGCTGTGCTCAAATGGAAAATGGACCTGGATTCTAAAGTTGCTCTAAATAATGGTCGGCCAGTTCCAGCTGTTCTGCTAGCAAACAAGTGTGACCAGCAGAAGCAGGGCCTGTGTGCCAGACTCCCCAAACTGGACACCTTCTCCAGAGACCACGGCTTCGTCGGCTGGTACGAGACTTCAGCAAAG gacAACACAAACATTGATGCAGCGATCATGTGTCTGGTGGAGAACATCCTGGCGAGTGATGTGGAGAACACTGCTGTGGACTCGGACCCTAGTCTGTTGGTCTTGCCGTCGTTTGACTACAACCTGCGTGAGCGTTCTGGTCCTGGCTGCTCTGCCTGCTCCAGACGGCGCTCCACTCCCAGAGACAACAGTGATTTCTAA